The genomic interval gatttttcgtgtcatggcctctttaaccAGGATGGTCCGAGAATGAGATAACTATATACAAAGTCCTACTCactgtttttaacttttaatctTTGGTGGAGGCTCTTGTAACACCTATATAGTTTATCTTCGGTGGATGCACATGTTGTGTAGATAAACCGGCATTTCTTGAAGGCGCAAGTGGTGTCGATTATTCTATATTCCGTGGAGGCGCACGCATGGTGTGAACATATATACGAGATAGACACGTTTAATATCAGTATGGCTATCGGAACAGAAAGGAAGTGCCTCAATGTTTTACTCGTCGTGATGACTGTAAATGCAATATTATTAACCTGGAGAATTCCTACCTTGAGAGTTGAACAATATCCGAAAAGAAAAGGCACCGCTAACTTTACCGTCTTTGAATTACGACCGTGGGATGCATATAGCAAAACACTGCAACATGTGCAAAATGAAAGTTCATGGAATCTTTCATATACTCAAAACAGAGTAGTTCCTGATCAAAGGGTAATCAATGATACTTTAATTGCCGCCGTATTTTCTTGTAATCCCTATTGGGTTTCTCTCAGAAGATGTTTTCCGCGAACCTTCGAATGTCCGCATACAGATAAAAGAATAACTTTTATTGCATCCATAGAAGATGAAAGCGCCATCAAAGATGTAGATGTGGTCATATTTGCTGGTAGTGTAAACAGCTCTACCTGGGAGAGAGCTATGGCTGTCCGCAAGGCTCATCAAGTGTGGGTTTATAGCACTGATGAGAGCTCTAGAAACTCTACACAGGTGAGAGAATCTATGGGAGGAGGGGGCAGGGGATCGGCACGCCCTTTGGGATTCAATGGATATAAATTCGACATGTCATTCACTTACTATTCTAAATCTGAAGTCGTAGCTCCGTTTGGGGAGTACATTCCATTCAAGGAGGGAATAATCATGAAAAAGGGCAATATTACTTCGAATTTACAATCGAAGAAAATGGTCGCTTGGATAAGCAGTCACTGTAATCCAAACGCTTGGAACAGAACAACTTTTGTCCATGATCTTGCCAGATTAATCCCAATTGATATGTACGGAGCTTGTGGTTCAAAGGAACATTTACCTCGTGGCAGTAGTGCAACAGCATTGCTTCAAACATACAAATTTTATATTGCTTTCGAAAACAGTTGTTGCTCAGAATACATCACCGAGAAATTTTGGCAGGCTTTGGCTGATTTCGAGCTGGTGCCGATTGTGGTTGGAACTTCGAAAACGGACTATGAGCGAGTCGCTCCACCGAATTCTTTTATTTTCGCTGACGATTTCGACTCTGTGAGAGATTTAGCAAGATATATTCGTAAAGTCGCTACCAATACAACTCTGTACAACCAATACCATCATTGGCGGCTGATGGGTAAAGCATTTCTTTACAAGAGTGTTCGCGTTTATCCATTTTCGTCGACCGAAGGAGCGTGCGCACTTTTAAATTTCCTGGAAGAGAATGCTTGGAAAGGGGACCAGTCACTGAGCATGGGCATTGACCCATTCGGATCAGAATGGTTAGGCAGTTGTGGTTTGTGTGGTAAACATGATTGGATGACTGCCTATCGTCGTCACCCTTAACTTAAAACCACATTTTGTAATATTACCTCACTCTATAGTGGAAAGCCATCTGCTCAAAATAAGAGACTTCATAGTTAATTATTCATGCGTTGAGAGGTGAGAGTTTGTATGAACGCGTGTGAGTGTTCttcgggggggagggggggtggagcaAGTTAATTTGATAAAGGGGAAGCAGAGAATGGTGATTTAAGTCACGGTTTATTGTCTCAAACGTCAGATTAGATTTATTTTTTCAACTCTCCCTATATAACTTTGTGATTACATTTTCGTCCAGTAACGGATTTTTATTACATTGTTGTAGAGGTGTTTTTAAAACAGATCACTGatgttatttatgtaattaCGTACAAGGGATGCGTAAATAATCTTTCGCTTAACATTAATCTATGTGTATGAATTAATCCTGATCAGTTATAGAATGATATTATACTTACTGCTCTTAGTCGTATATGTGTATTGCTATAAGAACAGTTGTGTACTCCAGTGTACTCGCTATGCTTGCTTTAGTGACCCGAACGCCCAAAATAATTGTTACGCCATTGTATAAGAAATGACCTTTCAACTTCAAAACATCATAGATGAAAATGCTAAATAGTCTAGGACAGGGTTTGTCAATTAATTTCAGTGGATGGCCTGAaccaagatatatatatctatatctatatctatatatatatatatatatatatatccaatatatatatagcctatatatatatatccaatccATGGTTATTTCGcatattgattattgtaactCACTTTATTTTGGTATAAACCAACATTTATATGATCAACTCCAATCTGTTTAAAATTTTGCTGCAAGAATGATATATGGTAGAAGTAGATATGATAATGTGACTGATCTATTCCATTATCTTCATTGGCTTAAAATCaatcatttatataaatatatatatatatatatacaccaaaaatataataatatatataataatatatatatacaccaaaaactggctgttttacttccaatcacttacttaatttattttttttatcttacccgagatccagcctttctctaaattcagcgtagttgtttaacagttttttccCCGTTATTCCTGACTAATGTCGAGTCCCTAAATTTTTTCTATCACCGCCAGGGCCAGCTTTCCCCTGATCAGAAACATGGTATTAATACTGTTATCCCCAAGACTCgtctgttttaaaaaaaaaccttaggCCTATCACCGTACTCAATACAGATTATACAGTTGGTGCTAAAGCTCTTGCTAACCGTTTGAAACTGGTTTGCCATCTATCCTAGGTTAGAATTAAACTGGTTTTCTTAAAAGTAGGTTTATTGGGGAAAACCTTAGGTTTAACCTTGATCTTATTGACTACCGCTCATATCACGAGAAGGCTGTGCTAATttttttgattgattttgaGAAAGCTTTCGACAAACTAGATTGGAAATTTCTACGCAATTCCTTACAAGCTTTCACTTTCGGAAACAATTTCATAATATCTCAGGTCGAAGGTTAACTATGATAAATCTACTATTTTCCCATTAGGCCCATATATTATGTTGATAGTAAGCCCGCCTTCGGTCGACGACTTTGCAGTTACCTGGTCCCGTGGCCCGGTCAACATGTTAGGAGTTTCTTTCACAACTAATCGCGAGGACCTTTTCTCCGTTCCTTTTCCGCCCAAGCTTCTCGCCTTAAGCAGGTGCTTAATTTGTGGTCCGCTAGGGACCCCACTCCCGTCTGCAAAACATCATCGTAAAGACTTTTGCCCTATCTCAActtgttttcccttttttggTTCTCCCAAACCCTCCCGATCATTTTTTTCGTAACCTTATTAGTTTTCTTTACAGTTTATTTGGGGAAATAAGCAGGAGAAAAGTAACCGTCGTACCTTTATAAACTCTATTAGTCGTGGGAGTTTGAATGATAATCACTTGAATTCCTACATTGCAGGTTTAAAATGTACTTGGATCCGTCGTTATACCAACGATAGGCCTGGTTACTGGAAATTATTTTTCGAAGTTCACTCGCCCGATTTAGTAAAAGctttctatataaataaataaatatatatatatatgtatgtatgtatgcatgtatatatatatatatatatatatatatatatatatatatatatatatatatatatatatatatatatatatatatatatatatgtatatatgtatatatatatatatgtatatatatatatatatgtatatatatatatatataaaaatatatatatggcacaCATTTTTGAtcacacacccatacatacgAACACACACACAGTGCGTTTTCACCCCCACTTCTAAAGAGGTCCACCCTATCTTATTGAGCCACCACATGGTACCCCCATATGGACCCTCAGGGGTTGTGAGATGGGAAGCAATTTTAGTAGCAAGTTTTCAAACAATACTCGATAGAGTACAATAATATCTCATCCCCAGTACCCTTAGTGTGGGGacgagatatatattttttttttattcactaGTCAGAAAAAAGAATATGGAATTGGCGAATGCTTCACGAAATATCAATTAGAttgacaaaatatgatatattaagaAGTCAAGTTACTGACCTGTTTTTGCAAAAGAAAGATGGAATTACAGATAAGACGCTAACCTGTATACTGCAGGACATAACAGTGTATAGTGACAGACTCTTCCAGATATGTCAGCTCTATATATAGGGAAGACCTATACACTACAAGCCCACATTCACTATTTGAAATTATATGGTGAAGATTCGTACACTTCTTCCCTGAAAGTTGTGAGCAGGGTCCCACAATTACGAAAATGTTGCTGGTTACACGTTGACAATTTGATTTACGATAAAAATTATACCACGAACTTGATATTGACACATGCGAATactttttcttgggggggggggcgggagaaGTATTTTTAACTTCATTTATTGAATAATTTAACGGGTATGTAAAATACCTCAACTGGTGTCTCTCAAATCTTACAGTCCTTATTATAGTGCATAATCTATGCACCGTCATTTAAGACAAAGAGAGTGATTTAATTACATTCAAGATAGAAACAAAATATCCTACGCTCAGTCTCCTGCAGCAATAAGCAGGTTTGTCTTATTTATTTCCGTAGAGTTAAGTAATGTTTATCGACAAACAACCCTTTGGAAAAAATATTTGGCAATATTTCCCGCTATATTAATTAACTTATCTATAAGATATCTGTTATCTGGGTTCAAAGTTGAAAGCAACGGCCCTTGATCAATTTTATcgatacaaaaaatatataccaTGTAAATATGACCAACGGGTTATAGATAGACACCTTCATCTAACTCATGTGACACCTTGTCTATACAAAAGACAAGTATGCTGTTCCTTATCCTGAATCCTTGCCAAACCGTACCATTAGATAATATGATCGCATCAATATCACAAGAATTGTTCACAATAAAATCAGCAGTTTCCTTCCGTTCTATCTGTCTTTTCCATTGGTGTCTAAGTACTTGACCATGCCTGTGAGCTGTAGTTTAAGAGGTGAGATCAAACCACTTATGCACCGATAACAGATGTAAAACATTATCGAAATAGTACAAAGGTAGCACTTTTAACTTGAGTTTGTTACTGTGTTCAGTCACGGAGGCACCAAATATGTGACCAACAAGGCCGTCCAAATCAGAATAGAAGAagcatgtatatatttacaagGAAAGATtacatttttaactttaaactttaACCAGGATGGACCGAGAATGAGAtaactataggcctatacaaagTCCTACTTACTGTTTTTACCATTTAATCTTTGGTGGAGGCTCTTGTAACACCTATATAGCTTATCTTCGGTGGATGCACATATTGCATGTGTATCTACACAATATATTCAAAACGGCATTTCTTGAAGTCACAAGTGGTACGGTATCGATTATTCTATATTCCTTGGATGAGCACGCTTGGTGTGAACAGAAATAAGTAAATTTCAGTATGGCTATCGGAACAGATAGGAAGTGCCTCAATGTTTTACTCGTCGTAATGACTGTCGTTGCAATATTACTAACCTGTGGAATTCGTACCTTGAGATTTGAACAATATCCAAAAAGAAAAGGCACCGCTAACTTTACCGTCTTTGAATTACGACCGTGGGATGCATATAGCAAAACACTGCAACATGTGCAAAATGAAAGTTCATGGAATCTTTCATATACTCAAAACAGAGTAGTTCCTGATCAAAGGGTAATTAGTGATACTTTAATTGCCGCCGTATTTTCTTGTAATCCCTATTGGGTATCTCTCAGAAGATGTTTTCCGCGAACCTTCGAATGTCCGGATACAGATAAAAGAATAACTTTTATTGCATCAATAGAAGATGAAAGCGCTATAAAAGATGTAGATGTGGTCATATTTGCTACTAGTGTAAACAGCTCTACATGGGAGAGAGCTATGGCTGTCCGCACGCCTCATCAAGTGTGGGTTTATAGCACTGCCGAGAGCTCTGGAAACTCTCCACAGGTGAGAGAATCTATGGGAGGAGGGGGCAGGGGATCGGCACGCCCTTTGGGATTCAATGGATATAAATTCAACATGTCATTCACTTACCATTCTAAATCTGAAGTCGTGGCTCCGTTTGGGGAGTACATTCCATTCAAGGAGGGAATAAtcatgaaaaatgtcaatattactTCGAAATTACAATCGAAGAAAATGGTCGCTTGGATAAGCAGTCACTGTAATCCAAACGCTTTGAACAACAGAACAGGTTTTGTCCATGATCTTGCCAGATTAATCCCAATTGATATGTACGGAGCTTGTGGTACAAAGGAACATTTACCTCGTGGCAGTAGTGCAACAGCATTGCTTCAAACATACAAATTTTATATTGCTTTCGAAAACAGTTGTTGCTCAGAATACATCACCGAGAAATTTTGGCAGGCTTTGGCTGATTACGAGCTGGTGCCGATTGTGGTTGGAGCTTCGAAAACGGACTATGAGCGAGTCGCTCCACCGTATTCTTTTATTTTCGCTGACGATTTCGACTCTGTAAGAGATTTAGCAAGATATATTCGTAAAGTCGCTACCAATACAACTCTGTACAACCAATACCATCATTGGCGGCTGATGGGTGAAACATTTCTTTACAAGAGTGTTCGCGTTTATCCATTTTCGTCGACCGAAGGAGCGTGCGCACTTCTAAATTTCCTGGAAGAGAATGCTTGGAAAGGGGACCAGTCACTGAGCATGGGCATTGACCCATTCGGATCAGAATGGTTAGGCAGTTGTGGTTTGTGTGGTAAACATGATTGGATGACTGCCTATCGTCGTCACCCTTAACTTAAAACCACATTTTGTAATATTACCTCACTCTATAGTGGAAAGCCATTTGCTCAAAACAAGAGACTTGATGGTTAATTATTCATGCGTTGAGAGGTGAGAGTTTGTATAACGCGTGTGTATGTTCttcgggggggggaggggatggggggttgGAGAAAGTTAATTTGATAAAGGGAAGCAGAGAGGGGTGGTGTATGTCACGTTTATTGTCTCAATCGTCAGattagatttatatttttaactCTTCATATATAACTTTGTGATTACAGTTTCGTCCAGTAACGGGTTTTTATTACATTGTTGTAGAGGTGTTTTTAAAACAGATTACTGatgttatttatgtaattaCGTACAAGGGATGCGTACTTAATCTTTCGCTTAACATTAATCTATGTGTATGAATTAATCCTGATCAGTTACATCATGACATTATACTGAATGCTCTTAGTCCTATATGCGTATTGTTATAAGAACAACGGTGTAATGCCAGTAGGAGTAGGAgtaggaggagggggagggggaggggagggaggggtttaTATATATCAGCGTCAAAGTCGTCCCTtattgacgcaatctacacAAAATAATGTTCACTTCAGCCTGTTTGGGCTTTAAGGAATAAAAGAACGACGCGACGGGGCAATTAACACTaccacgtagcttcgaggcatcatctatacgTTATTGACGTACtcacggcgactagatagcttcgacacgaggaataGATGACGTAaccactgcaattgcctatagccgatcggcaatagctatttattgaccttggtaTTGGTTACCATAAGGTATCTATTGACATTtcattatacatatttacaaattatccacGAAATCAGCGTTTAAGTCGTAACTTATTGACGCAATCTATACATAATAATATTCACTCGAGCCGGTTTGGGCTTTAAGGACGGTCAAAAATACCGTTTACATTGACCAGACTTTTGATATTTGTATACAGAACTTTGACCCATTGACGAAATGTAAttctaaatttcattttttaataaaacttTAAACATAAAATCCCAATTGACTTTGTCAAAAGCCTTGTGCTGATCTACAGATATCAGATCACATGGATTACCTTTCATATTAGAATACTCAATAATATCACGAACCGTTGCCAAAATAGTATGAATGCTACGGCCAGGCACAGAACACGTTTGaaaatcattaacaaatttaGACATAACTGTTGACAATCTTGCTTGCAAAGTCTTCGCTAACAGCTTATAATCAGTATTCAATAGACTAATTGGTCCAAAGGATCACCATCTTTCTTAAGCAAACTTACAATAGCAGTTCTCTGCGACTCGGTTAGAGACCCCCTATTGAACCCGTCACTGAAAACATCTAACAAATCTTCTCCAACTAAGTCAAAGAAAGTAACATAAAATTCACAGGGGAGCCCATCGCttcccggggacttgccatagGCCATAGAAACTAGAACCTTCTTAATCTCGGTTAGCTCAAGAGGCCTTTCTAACGTTTCACACTCTTCCTTAGATAAAGCGCTTTAACGCAGCCCAAGAACTCGTTTTGGCATTGTTCGTCTACACTAATCTCCTCTATATATAAGTTGCTATAAAACCCATGAAACACTGTTAACATATCCTCATTAAAGACCACTCTACCTCTGGAATCCCGTATACTATCAATGTTGTTTTGAACTTTACACGTGCGTCTTCTCGTTTATAAAAGAACGCAGACGGTCGCTCCCCCTCTTCAACAAACCTGGCTCTAGCCCGAATTATGGCCCCTCTGCTTTGCTCTCTTAAATTACGATCAATCTCAGCCCTGTTCCCAGTAATACAAGTTTCCTTTAGCTGAGCTAACTTTTGTCGTCTCTCCCTCGCACGACGAATACCATGGGTGATCATTAAATCCCTAATTTTTCTCTTTATCTCTTCCCACCAATCTGAAATTGACTCCAAACTTGACTTTAAATTACCCCAAAGAGCATAATAGAACTCTAACTCTTTACAAAAGTCAATATCCTTTAGAATAAAAACATTGCATTTCCAAAGGCCCTGGCCTTTGTTTGGAGCACAAGGGATAACAATAGAAACCCCAATAGCTTTGTGGTCAGAGTAAATACAGGGAATACAACAAGAATCTGCCAAGGCCATATCCTTTGGAATGTAAATCCTATCAAGCCTGCTGCTTTGGACTTGACCCGGGTTTTTCCAGGTATATCCTGCTTGTGTTGGATAAGATACCCTCCACGAATCGATCAAATTACTAAAAGATAACAAAGACTCCAACTCATTTCGACCCACAAAACCAGAAAAAAAGGCGAGTTTACCAATCTGTCCTGATCCTCCATAATACAGTTAAAATCCCCTCCTAATCTGTAATATAATAGGTTCTCTTCCCCGCGTGTAAGTACTCATATTATTGAAAAAAACACGCTTTTCTGACCCGGAATTGGGTGCATAAATGTTACAGATACGTAATGAAAAACTGGAGAAAGTACACAGAACAGAAATACAACGCCCGATATCGTCATGGCGGATCTGAGAATAAGTATATTTCAATTTATCGGAAAAGGCGATCAGAACCCCACATGAATGTACCGAATaagaaggagaaaagaaaaCCTTCCCCTTCCAGCTATTTTTAAAACTATCAAAATCGTTTTCTCTCAGATAAGTTTCTTGCATTATTACAATAtctacattcaaaagttttACCCACTCTGTTATACGAGCTCGTCTTACCGAATCTCGCAAGCCCCTTACATTAATACTCAGTATAGATACGTTACAATTAGATTTACGACTCATATccatttataaaaaatatttgtcgaaaAACGCTTTACCATGCTGAAGTACATAACTTGGATGTTCGTAAGCCAAATGGATTATCCAATCTTTTGGATCACTCATGACCCCCTTACACCTTTCACTGGGCATGTAAATTTACCCGGTTTTGCACCGGCGTGCTGTTCTTCTAAGTGAAGCCCAATATCCTCAAATTAATGAAAGGCCTCTTGACAACGTGGCTGAACACATGATATCCATTTTGCTTTCTCTGACAAATCGAAATATTTTCTACGCGAGAAATACATGAAAAGAAATACACGTAATTGACGTACTCatggcgactagatagcttcgacacgaggaataGATGACGTAaccactgcaattgcctatagccgatcggtaatagctatttattgtcCTTGGTATTGGTTACCATAAGGTGTCTATTTAcaattcattttacatttttacaaattatccccgaaatcagcgtctaagtcgTCCCTTATTGACGCAATAAACACgcaataatgctcactcgagcctgtttgggCTTGAAGGGATAAAAGTGCAACGCGACTGGGCATTTAACACTAACACGTagttcgagacatcatctacacgtaattGAGTTGCTCACGgcaactagatagcttcgacacgagaaATAGACGACGTATttactgcaattgcctatagactgtcggtaatagctatttattgaccgtgaaaacatgaaaacaaattatacctaTTTAGTTGAAAGATTGAAAAGGATTCAAATGGTGCATGTCCAAAAATTGTGCAAATCGAAATATTTTCTACACGAGAaatacatgaaaagaaaaaatgttgacggggaatcgaacccgggacctcgCGCACACCAAACGAGAACCatacctttaaaccaacaggccATTTCTACATAGCTCACATGGTAGCTCAGCCTacgtagcttcgacacgttggcCTCAAACCATTCGGTAATAGCTATCGGCATACCTTCGACACGAGAAATAGATGACGTAaccactgcaattgcctatagccgatcggttttagctatttattgaccttgaaGATGGTTACCCCAGTGTATCTATGTTCAACTCATCTTAcatttttacaaattatccccgaaatcagcgtctaagtcgTAACTtattgacgcaatctacacATAATAATgttcactcgagcctgtttgggCTTTAAAGAATAAAAAGTCAACGCGACTGGGCATTTAACACTAACACGTagttcgagacatcatctacacgtaatagAGTTGCTCACGGCagctagatagcttcgacacgaggaataGACGACGtattcactgcaattgcctatagccgatcggtaatagctatttattgaccttggtaTTGGTTACCATAAGGTATCTATTTAcaattcattttacatttttacaaattatccACGAAATCAGCGTTTAAGTCGTACCTtattgacgcaatctacacataataatattcactcgagcctgtttgggctttaaagaataaaaatgCGGCGCGACTGGGTATTTAACACTACCACGtagcttcgagacatcatctacacgtaattGACGTACTCatggcgactagatagcttcgacacgaggaataGATGACGTAaccactgcaattgcctatagccgatcggtaatagctatttattgtcCTTGGTATTGGTTACCATAAGGTGTCTATTTAcaattcattttacatttttacaaattatccccgaaatcagcgtctaagtcgTCCCTTATTGACGCAATAAACACgcaataatgctcactcgagcctgtttgggCTTGAAGGGATAAAAGTGCAACGCGACTGGGCATTTAACACTAACACGTagttcgagacatcatctacacgtaattGAGTTGCTCACGgcaactagatagcttcgacacgagaaATAGACGACGTATttactgcaattgcctatagactgtcggtaatagctatttattgaccgtgaaaacatgaaaacaaattatacctaTTTAGTTGAAAGATTGAAAAGGATTCAAATGGTGCATGTCCAAAAATTGTGCAAATCGAAATATTTTCTACACGAGAaatacatgaaaagaaaaaatgttgacggggaatcgaacccgggacctcgCGCACACCAAA from Apostichopus japonicus isolate 1M-3 chromosome 19, ASM3797524v1, whole genome shotgun sequence carries:
- the LOC139960364 gene encoding alpha-(1,3)-fucosyltransferase C-like produces the protein MAIGTERKCLNVLLVVMTVNAILLTWRIPTLRVEQYPKRKGTANFTVFELRPWDAYSKTLQHVQNESSWNLSYTQNRVVPDQRVINDTLIAAVFSCNPYWVSLRRCFPRTFECPHTDKRITFIASIEDESAIKDVDVVIFAGSVNSSTWERAMAVRKAHQVWVYSTDESSRNSTQVRESMGGGGRGSARPLGFNGYKFDMSFTYYSKSEVVAPFGEYIPFKEGIIMKKGNITSNLQSKKMVAWISSHCNPNAWNRTTFVHDLARLIPIDMYGACGSKEHLPRGSSATALLQTYKFYIAFENSCCSEYITEKFWQALADFELVPIVVGTSKTDYERVAPPNSFIFADDFDSVRDLARYIRKVATNTTLYNQYHHWRLMGKAFLYKSVRVYPFSSTEGACALLNFLEENAWKGDQSLSMGIDPFGSEWLGSCGLCGKHDWMTAYRRHP
- the LOC139960540 gene encoding alpha-(1,3)-fucosyltransferase C-like, translating into MAIGTDRKCLNVLLVVMTVVAILLTCGIRTLRFEQYPKRKGTANFTVFELRPWDAYSKTLQHVQNESSWNLSYTQNRVVPDQRVISDTLIAAVFSCNPYWVSLRRCFPRTFECPDTDKRITFIASIEDESAIKDVDVVIFATSVNSSTWERAMAVRTPHQVWVYSTAESSGNSPQVRESMGGGGRGSARPLGFNGYKFNMSFTYHSKSEVVAPFGEYIPFKEGIIMKNVNITSKLQSKKMVAWISSHCNPNALNNRTGFVHDLARLIPIDMYGACGTKEHLPRGSSATALLQTYKFYIAFENSCCSEYITEKFWQALADYELVPIVVGASKTDYERVAPPYSFIFADDFDSVRDLARYIRKVATNTTLYNQYHHWRLMGETFLYKSVRVYPFSSTEGACALLNFLEENAWKGDQSLSMGIDPFGSEWLGSCGLCGKHDWMTAYRRHP